From one Catenuloplanes nepalensis genomic stretch:
- a CDS encoding BTAD domain-containing putative transcriptional regulator codes for MDGDARLRVTVLGAFRVARGATVLPVAGARLRGLLVRLALAGGHPVEPGVLIEAVWAEEPPDGPAAALQNLVSRLRRALTPAGAARDVIVQVTGGYRLAVDPADVDVLRFERLAAAGRERLRAGDPAAAHTALTEAVTLWGEPAAVVAVAPAVATRLARVSADAVVDLAAAESALHRPDAAADRLAGVLAGHPGHERAAGLLMDALTAQGRQAEALAVYERIRESLAGTLGADPGTALRERHLRLLRGTDPDVPPPAVAPVAALPAPVTSFIGRARDLARARALLDGGRLVTVLGPGGVGKTRLALEAARRHGPAFRDGVWFADLASVTEPAKLAAAVLTGIGLRAGRLRDDHRPEPGDELALLAGELGGRDGLLLLDNCEHLIDAVAHLATALLSRCPGLRILATSREPLAIDGEALVPLAPLPLPGPDATVAQAREAEAMRLFADRAVAVRPGFGIDEATLPDIVRVVRGLDGLPLALELAAARLRTLSLPGLADGLTDRFRLLNAGSRTAPPRHRTLRAVIAWSWELLDAHERTVAERISVLPGGVTRESASALCAGTTVPADAIADLLAALVDRSLLQLVPHTGRYRMLETIREYGAGRLRAAGELGTVRDLAADHVTALVVRGDPRLRGDGQPAALRAIGAEYDNALAALRHLHTVRDSAGATRLALHLTWFWQMSGRHSEATYWLGETLTMPETAPAGDRDCVHAAYLINRADAMPGSTADGDEEDQARLADRLRARPDLRGHYRALGPMLLFLLDEPASLADFRQLADGDDPWTAGLAHLFLAEIAENLGQAERMLVHVEASLDRFRRCGDRWCRAAVLPMRARIRRYRDVNGALADLREARALTAEFGTPGLGDQIHSDLLRADLHLRHGDTGRAAAAIASARDRARHVSHADLPARIDARDAALRIRLGDLDRAGALLGDPDPDPDPDPDPDLDRAGALLGDAAPATDHTRALVTGTRVSLRVARGDLPGAAEALREAYAAALATRELPLMAAVAVHGAELAEARGRHPEAAVLLGTAARLRGTHDHTDPQVRDVARRAQAALGEAAFTAAYTEGWHLDPRTAVSAAAPSSR; via the coding sequence ATGGACGGCGATGCCCGGCTTCGGGTCACGGTGCTCGGCGCGTTCCGGGTGGCGCGTGGTGCGACGGTCCTGCCGGTCGCCGGTGCGCGGCTGCGGGGACTGCTGGTGCGGCTGGCCCTCGCCGGCGGCCACCCGGTCGAGCCGGGCGTGCTGATCGAGGCGGTCTGGGCGGAGGAGCCGCCGGACGGTCCCGCCGCCGCGCTGCAGAACCTCGTCTCCCGGCTGCGCCGGGCGCTCACTCCGGCCGGAGCCGCACGAGACGTGATCGTGCAGGTCACGGGCGGATACCGGCTGGCGGTGGACCCCGCCGACGTGGACGTGCTGCGGTTCGAGCGGCTGGCCGCCGCCGGCCGGGAGCGGCTGCGGGCCGGCGATCCCGCGGCGGCACACACCGCGCTCACCGAGGCGGTGACGCTGTGGGGCGAACCGGCGGCCGTCGTCGCGGTCGCGCCGGCGGTAGCGACCCGGCTGGCGCGGGTGTCGGCCGACGCGGTCGTCGACCTCGCCGCGGCGGAGTCGGCGCTGCACCGGCCGGACGCGGCCGCCGACCGGCTCGCCGGCGTGCTGGCCGGGCATCCGGGCCACGAGCGGGCGGCCGGGCTGCTGATGGACGCGCTCACCGCGCAGGGCCGCCAGGCGGAGGCGCTGGCCGTCTACGAGCGGATCCGCGAGAGCCTGGCCGGCACGCTCGGCGCGGACCCGGGAACCGCCCTGCGGGAACGCCATCTCCGCCTACTGCGCGGCACCGATCCGGACGTGCCGCCGCCCGCCGTCGCACCGGTCGCGGCCCTGCCCGCGCCGGTGACCAGCTTCATCGGCCGTGCCCGGGACCTGGCCCGGGCCCGCGCGCTGCTCGACGGCGGACGCCTGGTCACCGTCCTCGGCCCGGGCGGCGTCGGCAAGACCCGGCTCGCGCTGGAGGCGGCCCGGCGGCACGGCCCCGCGTTCCGTGACGGCGTGTGGTTCGCCGACCTCGCGTCCGTCACCGAACCGGCGAAGCTCGCCGCCGCCGTCCTCACCGGGATCGGCCTGCGGGCCGGCCGCCTGCGCGACGACCACCGGCCGGAGCCCGGCGACGAACTGGCGCTGCTCGCCGGCGAACTCGGTGGCCGGGACGGCCTGCTGCTGCTCGACAACTGCGAGCACCTGATCGACGCGGTCGCCCATCTGGCCACGGCACTGCTGTCCCGGTGCCCCGGGCTGCGGATCCTGGCCACCAGCCGCGAACCCCTGGCGATCGACGGTGAGGCGCTCGTGCCGCTGGCCCCGCTCCCGCTGCCCGGCCCGGACGCCACCGTCGCGCAGGCCCGCGAGGCCGAGGCGATGCGGCTGTTCGCCGACCGGGCCGTGGCCGTGCGTCCCGGCTTCGGCATCGACGAGGCCACGCTGCCCGACATCGTCCGTGTGGTGCGCGGCCTGGACGGGTTACCGCTCGCGCTCGAACTGGCCGCCGCCCGGCTCCGCACCCTGTCGCTACCCGGCCTCGCGGACGGGCTCACCGACCGGTTCCGGCTGCTGAACGCCGGCAGCCGGACGGCTCCGCCCCGGCACCGCACCCTGCGCGCGGTGATCGCCTGGAGCTGGGAGCTGCTCGACGCGCACGAACGTACCGTCGCGGAACGCATCTCCGTCCTGCCCGGCGGCGTCACCCGGGAGTCGGCGTCCGCGCTGTGCGCCGGCACCACCGTTCCCGCCGACGCGATCGCCGACCTGCTCGCCGCGCTCGTCGACCGGTCACTGCTCCAGCTCGTCCCGCACACCGGCCGGTACCGCATGCTGGAGACCATCCGCGAGTACGGCGCCGGCCGCCTCCGCGCCGCCGGAGAGCTCGGCACGGTCCGCGACCTGGCCGCCGATCACGTCACCGCGCTCGTGGTTCGCGGCGATCCCCGGCTGCGCGGCGACGGTCAGCCGGCGGCGCTCAGGGCGATCGGCGCGGAGTACGACAACGCGCTCGCCGCCCTGCGCCACCTCCACACCGTGCGCGACTCCGCCGGCGCCACCCGCCTCGCGCTGCACCTGACCTGGTTCTGGCAGATGTCCGGACGGCACTCCGAGGCCACCTACTGGCTCGGCGAGACCCTGACCATGCCGGAGACCGCACCCGCGGGCGATCGGGACTGCGTTCACGCGGCCTACCTGATCAACCGAGCGGACGCCATGCCGGGCAGCACCGCGGACGGGGACGAGGAGGATCAGGCGCGGCTGGCCGATCGGCTCCGCGCCCGCCCGGACCTGCGGGGCCACTACCGTGCGCTCGGCCCGATGCTGCTCTTCCTCCTGGACGAGCCGGCCTCCCTCGCGGACTTCCGGCAGCTGGCCGACGGCGATGATCCTTGGACGGCCGGCCTGGCTCACCTGTTCCTCGCCGAGATCGCCGAGAACCTGGGACAGGCCGAACGGATGCTCGTCCACGTGGAGGCGTCCCTGGACCGCTTCCGGCGGTGCGGCGACCGATGGTGCCGGGCCGCGGTGCTGCCGATGCGCGCGCGGATCCGGCGTTACCGTGACGTGAACGGCGCGCTGGCCGACCTCCGCGAGGCCCGGGCCCTGACGGCGGAGTTCGGCACGCCCGGCCTCGGCGACCAGATCCACAGCGATCTGCTCCGGGCCGACCTGCATCTGCGGCACGGCGACACCGGCCGTGCGGCGGCGGCGATCGCGTCCGCGCGGGACCGCGCCCGGCACGTGTCCCACGCCGACCTGCCCGCACGGATCGACGCCCGGGACGCCGCCCTGCGGATCCGGCTCGGCGACCTGGACCGGGCCGGTGCGCTGCTCGGCGACCCCGACCCCGACCCCGACCCCGACCCCGACCCCGACCTCGACCGGGCCGGTGCGCTGCTCGGCGACGCCGCGCCGGCCACGGACCACACCCGGGCACTGGTCACCGGGACGCGGGTCTCACTCCGTGTGGCGCGGGGCGACCTGCCCGGCGCGGCGGAGGCGCTGCGAGAGGCGTACGCGGCCGCGCTGGCCACCCGGGAGCTGCCGCTCATGGCCGCGGTGGCGGTGCACGGAGCGGAACTCGCCGAGGCACGCGGACGGCATCCCGAGGCGGCCGTTCTGCTCGGCACCGCCGCCCGGCTGCGAGGCACCCACGACCACACCGATCCGCAGGTGCGCGACGTGGCCCGGCGGGCCCAGGCCGCGCTGGGCGAGGCCGCGTTCACCGCCGCGTACACGGAGGGCTGGCATCTGGACCCGCGGACCGCGGTGTCCGCCGCCGCACCGTCATCGCGATGA
- a CDS encoding response regulator, giving the protein MTGEVRVLVADDQALIREGIASLLGLEPGIAVVGVAGDGREAVDLAERTAPDVVLLDVRMPVLDGLSAAELLRERLPSCRVLMLTTFDDEEYVLAALRAGTSGYLLKDRPARELAQAVRLAHAGIGQHDDAALRRLAAALPRTAPPVAPPVRAGLTGREIDVLRLVAQGATNREIARRLFVSEGTVKNHISHILTRLGLRDRTQAALHARDHDLL; this is encoded by the coding sequence GTGACCGGCGAGGTGCGCGTGCTCGTCGCGGACGATCAGGCGCTGATCCGCGAGGGGATCGCGTCGCTGCTCGGTCTCGAACCCGGCATCGCGGTGGTCGGCGTGGCCGGGGACGGCCGGGAGGCCGTCGACCTCGCGGAACGGACCGCGCCGGACGTGGTGCTGCTGGACGTGCGCATGCCGGTCCTCGACGGCCTGAGCGCCGCGGAGCTGCTCCGCGAACGGTTGCCGTCCTGCCGGGTGCTGATGCTGACCACCTTCGACGACGAGGAGTACGTGCTGGCCGCGCTGCGCGCCGGCACCAGCGGTTATCTGCTCAAGGACCGGCCGGCCCGCGAGCTCGCCCAGGCCGTCCGTCTCGCCCACGCCGGCATCGGCCAGCACGACGACGCCGCGCTGCGCCGCCTCGCCGCCGCGCTCCCCCGTACCGCACCGCCGGTCGCGCCGCCGGTTCGCGCCGGTCTCACCGGCCGGGAGATCGACGTGTTGCGGCTGGTCGCGCAGGGCGCCACGAACCGGGAGATCGCGAGACGCCTGTTCGTCAGCGAGGGCACGGTCAAGAACCACATCTCGCACATCCTGACCCGCCTCGGCCTGCGCGACCGCACCCAGGCCGCGCTCCACGCCCGCGACCACGACCTGCTCTGA
- a CDS encoding DUF998 domain-containing protein → MNGIRQRRGAGAAFIASGAVFFVAEFIAAAAWTDPPYSYTHHFISNLGVRGPLTAFGQYIYSPLAPVMNTGVFLVGLAALAGVALLRGLPGGRRVALIVTAAVLAAGMILVALFPGTGDDGTGDYHGMGAALAFVSGNVLSILLGGARRFLGVPAGTGRALVLSGVLGLISVVAFGAILASDAGVLIGLAERGIVYPFLLGFILLGATILTRGRSGRAAEATRG, encoded by the coding sequence GTGAACGGCATTCGACAGCGTCGCGGAGCGGGAGCGGCGTTCATCGCCAGCGGCGCCGTGTTCTTCGTCGCCGAATTCATCGCCGCGGCCGCATGGACGGACCCGCCCTACAGCTACACCCATCACTTCATCAGCAACCTGGGGGTACGCGGGCCCCTCACCGCGTTCGGCCAGTACATCTACTCGCCGCTCGCGCCGGTGATGAACACCGGCGTCTTCCTGGTGGGGCTCGCCGCGCTGGCCGGCGTCGCCCTGCTCCGCGGGTTGCCGGGCGGGCGGCGCGTCGCGCTGATCGTGACGGCGGCGGTGCTGGCCGCCGGCATGATCCTGGTGGCGCTGTTCCCCGGGACCGGCGACGACGGCACGGGCGACTACCACGGGATGGGCGCCGCGCTCGCCTTCGTCAGCGGCAACGTGCTCTCCATCCTGCTGGGCGGCGCCCGCCGGTTCCTCGGCGTCCCGGCCGGGACGGGCCGGGCGCTCGTGCTGTCCGGGGTGCTCGGCCTGATCTCGGTGGTGGCCTTCGGCGCGATCCTCGCCTCGGATGCCGGCGTCCTCATCGGACTCGCCGAGCGCGGCATCGTCTACCCGTTCCTCCTCGGCTTCATCCTCCTCGGCGCGACGATCCTCACGCGCGGGCGTTCGGGCCGGGCGGCGGAGGCGACCCGCGGCTGA
- a CDS encoding TetR/AcrR family transcriptional regulator, translating to MTSAGPAAATRPHNRRQLIVEAAGQIFSERGYHAASMEEIAGGVGISAAALYRHFPNKYALFAACADVMVDGLAGALDAVPADAPLRDLLAALTRVTVAHRASGGLYRWEARYLARDDRRRLRARFAHVVGRVTETVRREHPLPGERLRAVAALGAIGSVTMHHTSIAPRRIEELVLASATRVAATDPASAVGSAARVELPGRPVPRTRRAEILAAAVPLFARDGFANVTNGQIAQAVGLAPSAIYRHYPGKVDILVAACLQAAGLLAQAVDRSLHAPADPRTALIAAYVAYSFEHNALNSVAEAEVRGLPDALRRPLVVAQREHIAVWEQQLRAARPELDARAARLLIHAGFGVVVETGRALRWQDTPENRDTVTALVAGALI from the coding sequence ATGACGTCCGCCGGCCCGGCCGCGGCCACCCGGCCGCACAACCGCAGGCAGCTCATCGTCGAGGCGGCCGGGCAGATCTTCAGCGAGCGCGGCTACCACGCGGCGTCGATGGAGGAGATCGCCGGCGGCGTCGGGATCAGCGCGGCCGCGCTCTACCGGCACTTCCCGAACAAGTACGCGCTGTTCGCCGCCTGCGCCGACGTCATGGTCGACGGGCTGGCCGGCGCGCTGGACGCGGTGCCGGCCGACGCGCCGCTACGGGACCTGCTGGCCGCGCTGACCCGGGTCACGGTCGCGCACCGCGCCTCCGGCGGCCTCTACCGGTGGGAGGCGCGCTATCTGGCCCGGGACGACCGGCGGCGCCTGCGGGCCAGGTTCGCGCACGTCGTCGGCCGGGTGACCGAGACCGTGCGCCGCGAGCATCCGCTGCCAGGCGAACGCCTGCGGGCAGTGGCCGCACTCGGCGCGATCGGCTCGGTCACCATGCACCACACCTCGATCGCACCCCGCCGGATCGAGGAACTGGTGCTGGCGTCCGCGACGCGGGTGGCCGCGACCGATCCGGCGTCCGCCGTGGGCAGCGCGGCCCGGGTCGAGCTGCCCGGCCGGCCGGTGCCGCGCACCCGGCGCGCGGAGATCCTGGCCGCGGCCGTGCCGCTGTTCGCCCGGGACGGGTTCGCCAACGTCACCAACGGGCAGATCGCCCAGGCGGTCGGCCTGGCCCCGTCCGCGATCTACCGGCACTACCCCGGCAAGGTCGACATCCTGGTCGCCGCGTGTCTGCAGGCGGCCGGCCTGCTGGCCCAGGCCGTCGACCGCAGCCTGCACGCGCCGGCCGACCCACGAACGGCGCTGATCGCGGCCTACGTCGCCTACAGCTTCGAGCACAACGCGCTGAACAGCGTCGCGGAGGCCGAGGTTCGCGGCCTGCCGGACGCGCTGCGGCGCCCGCTGGTCGTCGCGCAGCGCGAGCACATCGCGGTCTGGGAACAGCAGCTTCGCGCCGCCCGCCCGGAGTTGGACGCCCGTGCGGCCCGGCTGCTGATCCACGCCGGTTTCGGCGTGGTCGTCGAGACCGGCCGCGCCCTGCGCTGGCAGGACACGCCAGAGAACCGCGACACCGTCACCGCCCTGGTGGCCGGCGCACTGATCTAG
- a CDS encoding sensor histidine kinase, with protein MRAMASGLYLVVLAAGLGYPAPAASPARLVVFAVAIAALLLIEWIPEGPPIPLLAARLALYAAVAVADPGGFGRALFILAPFFAYVTLGRRAAITIAAACMLVASVQAARAPAWHTDQEAVSDLLMFGIGLVLTLVTAEVADGQRRSRERAERLVGELRTAQRQVAQLSAAAERHRLARDIHDSVGHHLTAVSVQLAKAEAFRSRDPAVADRAVLDARAAATRALQEVRTSVSALRTASFSLADAVEELAGGLDDAGFEVTVTRTGGESGHARHGLEALYRVTQEALTNAHRHAGADRVTVALCFDDAATVEITDNGRGFTVDDADGGGLRGMRERLAALGGTLHIDSGPGRGTRITARVGGAPASAPGREDSNPAPGRGVRVLARMGGAGAAGQTGSAGAAGPTGGAGRGGGVA; from the coding sequence ATGCGCGCGATGGCGTCCGGGCTCTACCTCGTCGTGCTGGCGGCCGGCCTCGGCTATCCGGCGCCGGCCGCCTCGCCCGCGCGCCTGGTGGTCTTCGCGGTCGCGATCGCCGCGCTGCTGCTCATCGAGTGGATTCCCGAGGGGCCGCCGATCCCGCTGCTGGCCGCGCGACTCGCGCTGTATGCCGCGGTCGCGGTCGCGGACCCGGGCGGATTCGGCCGCGCGCTGTTCATCCTGGCGCCGTTCTTCGCCTACGTCACGCTCGGCCGGCGCGCCGCGATCACGATCGCCGCGGCCTGCATGCTCGTCGCGTCCGTGCAAGCCGCGCGCGCCCCGGCGTGGCACACCGATCAGGAGGCGGTCTCCGACCTGCTGATGTTCGGAATCGGCCTGGTGCTGACGCTGGTCACCGCGGAGGTCGCGGACGGTCAGCGGCGCAGCCGGGAGCGCGCGGAACGCCTGGTCGGTGAGCTGCGTACGGCGCAGCGGCAGGTCGCCCAGCTGAGCGCGGCGGCCGAACGCCACCGGCTGGCCCGCGACATCCACGACAGCGTCGGCCACCACCTGACCGCGGTCAGCGTGCAACTGGCCAAGGCGGAGGCGTTCCGCTCCCGGGATCCGGCCGTCGCGGACCGCGCCGTACTGGACGCGCGCGCGGCCGCGACGCGGGCGCTGCAGGAGGTGCGCACGTCCGTCAGCGCGCTGCGCACCGCATCGTTCTCGCTGGCGGACGCGGTCGAAGAGCTCGCCGGAGGGCTGGACGACGCCGGCTTCGAAGTCACGGTCACCCGCACCGGCGGCGAGAGCGGGCACGCCCGGCACGGCCTGGAGGCGCTCTACCGGGTGACCCAGGAGGCGCTGACCAACGCCCACCGGCACGCGGGCGCCGACCGGGTCACCGTCGCGCTGTGCTTCGACGACGCGGCGACCGTCGAGATCACCGACAACGGCCGCGGCTTCACCGTGGACGACGCGGACGGCGGCGGGCTGCGCGGCATGCGGGAACGGCTGGCCGCGCTCGGCGGTACCCTCCACATCGACTCCGGGCCCGGGCGCGGCACCCGGATCACCGCACGCGTCGGCGGCGCGCCCGCTTCCGCGCCCGGCCGCGAGGACTCGAACCCCGCGCCCGGCCGCGGGGTTCGAGTCCTCGCGCGGATGGGCGGCGCCGGTGCAGCCGGGCAGACCGGCAGCGCCGGTGCAGCCGGGCCGACCGGCGGTGCTGGGCGCGGCGGTGGTGTGGCGTGA
- a CDS encoding family 16 glycoside hydrolase, translating to MKTRIVLLAAATLAGLVPALPAVAADVPPQEPGVTLRTFDLQASRDSLCTLKPGQTPNVDRLMPTINWSAAADFGVDNFFQSEVIGNINITAAGTYGFRLTSDDGSRLRIDGTTVINNDGAHGATPVEGTVALTTGYHSLHIDYFDRDGGQQLTLDWRPPGATAFSLVPNTALSTDSGVVRVTAPGRKECESAGDSPGDGLPLTGVHPGYTLANLRPAGFQPQVSAMDWFPDGRLAIATWGGSETTAGEVYVLSGVTGANPQVTYRRIATGLREPMGLKIVDGKIYVSQKHELTELDDTNGDGTIDQYRRVATWPFDGNFHEFAFGLLYQDGFFYLNLSVSINLGGATTDPQGSPNRGTTVKINRATGAVQYIAGGLRTPNGLNFGPEGDIFVLDNQGGWLPSSKLVQVKPDRFFGHYTNPDGPFDLQPVTQPVLWLPQNEIANSPSTPIMLNSGPYAGQMLFGDVTYGGIQRGFLEKVGGQYQGAVFRMTQGLEMGVLRLSQGPDGALYVGGLGAGGNWGQEGKLTYGLQKLVPNNNSVFDIKSMKAIADGFEFEYTQPVSDATAAQLASRYRAKQWRYVPTPAYGGPKVDEETLSVTSATLSADRLKVTLKLAGLKPGRVVHVRSPRPFTSTSNQSLWSTEAWYTLNSLANGTTLKSGLVEAENSGLTGSTSVGTDHPGYTGTGFSAGHGAAGSATTFTVNVQTAGTYPISLRYSNGPNPSQMTKTMSVYVNGARVKQVSLPSTANWDTWATQADSVTLRAGANTVGYRVDAADTGHVNLDSLTVGNATAATTGTGTITGLGGKCLDVDNASIADGAKVQLYTCNNSTAQSWTREGDTLRALGKCLDVSNSGTADGTRVQLWTCNNSAAQAWQARADGALVNPQSGKVLDVAGGATADGTPVQLWTWSNVAQQRWTHNGPSRVTLFDGGNLGAFRNGDGSAVTWPVSGGSAEVLGGDIRTKQAYGDFKLHVEFWLPNLPADVTGQARANSGIYLQDRYELQVLDSYGKAVPAADDAGAIYLKRAPSSNAATAPETWQTYDVTFRAARWNGTTKTENARVTVVWNGVTVHNDVAIDGPTGAGAAESPAALPIRLQDHGDPGANVRYRNIWIEPA from the coding sequence ATGAAGACACGGATTGTGCTGCTCGCCGCCGCCACGCTCGCGGGGCTGGTGCCCGCCTTACCGGCTGTGGCGGCGGACGTGCCGCCGCAGGAGCCGGGGGTCACGTTGCGGACGTTCGATCTGCAGGCGTCGCGTGACTCGCTCTGCACGCTCAAGCCCGGTCAGACGCCGAACGTGGACAGGCTGATGCCGACGATCAACTGGTCGGCCGCGGCGGATTTCGGCGTCGACAACTTCTTCCAGTCCGAGGTGATCGGCAACATCAACATCACCGCCGCGGGTACGTACGGGTTCCGGCTGACCAGCGACGACGGCTCGCGGCTGCGGATCGACGGCACGACCGTGATCAACAACGACGGCGCGCACGGGGCGACGCCGGTGGAGGGCACGGTCGCGCTGACCACCGGCTACCACTCGCTGCACATCGACTACTTCGACCGGGACGGCGGCCAGCAGCTCACGCTGGACTGGCGGCCGCCGGGCGCGACCGCGTTCTCCCTGGTGCCGAACACGGCACTGAGCACGGACTCGGGCGTGGTGCGGGTGACCGCGCCGGGGCGCAAGGAGTGCGAGAGCGCCGGCGACTCGCCCGGTGACGGCCTGCCACTGACCGGCGTGCACCCCGGTTACACGCTGGCGAACCTGCGCCCGGCCGGGTTCCAGCCGCAGGTGAGCGCGATGGACTGGTTCCCGGACGGGCGGCTGGCCATCGCGACCTGGGGCGGCAGCGAGACCACGGCCGGCGAGGTCTACGTCCTCAGCGGCGTGACCGGCGCGAACCCGCAGGTCACCTACCGGCGGATCGCGACCGGGCTGCGGGAGCCGATGGGCTTGAAGATCGTCGACGGCAAGATCTACGTGTCGCAGAAGCACGAGCTGACCGAGCTCGACGACACCAACGGCGACGGCACGATCGACCAGTACCGGCGGGTGGCGACCTGGCCGTTCGACGGTAACTTCCACGAGTTCGCGTTCGGGCTGCTCTACCAGGACGGGTTCTTCTACCTGAACCTGTCCGTGTCGATCAACCTGGGCGGCGCCACCACGGATCCGCAGGGCTCGCCGAACCGGGGCACCACCGTGAAGATCAACCGGGCCACCGGAGCGGTGCAGTACATCGCGGGCGGCCTCCGTACCCCCAATGGCTTGAATTTCGGTCCTGAGGGCGACATCTTCGTGCTGGACAACCAGGGCGGCTGGCTGCCGTCGTCGAAGCTGGTGCAGGTCAAGCCGGATCGGTTCTTCGGCCACTACACCAACCCGGACGGGCCGTTCGACCTGCAGCCGGTCACCCAGCCGGTGCTGTGGCTGCCGCAGAACGAGATCGCGAACTCGCCGAGCACACCGATCATGCTCAACTCCGGGCCGTACGCGGGCCAGATGCTCTTCGGTGACGTGACCTACGGCGGCATTCAGCGCGGCTTTCTGGAGAAGGTCGGCGGCCAGTACCAGGGCGCGGTGTTCCGGATGACGCAGGGCCTGGAGATGGGCGTGCTGCGGCTGAGTCAGGGCCCGGACGGCGCGCTCTACGTCGGCGGGCTCGGCGCGGGCGGCAACTGGGGCCAGGAGGGAAAACTCACCTACGGCCTGCAGAAACTCGTCCCGAACAACAACAGCGTCTTCGACATCAAGTCGATGAAGGCGATCGCGGACGGCTTCGAGTTCGAATACACCCAGCCGGTCTCGGACGCGACCGCGGCGCAGCTGGCCTCGCGCTACCGGGCCAAGCAGTGGCGCTACGTGCCGACACCGGCCTACGGCGGCCCGAAGGTGGACGAGGAGACGCTGTCCGTCACCTCGGCCACGCTGTCCGCGGACCGGCTGAAGGTGACGCTCAAGCTGGCCGGTCTCAAGCCGGGCCGGGTCGTGCACGTGCGCTCGCCGCGCCCGTTCACCTCCACGTCAAACCAGTCACTGTGGAGCACCGAGGCGTGGTACACGCTGAACAGCCTGGCCAACGGCACCACGCTGAAGTCCGGCCTGGTCGAGGCCGAGAACTCCGGGCTCACCGGCAGCACCTCGGTCGGCACCGACCACCCCGGCTACACCGGCACCGGCTTCTCCGCCGGGCACGGCGCGGCCGGATCCGCCACCACGTTCACCGTCAACGTGCAGACCGCCGGGACCTACCCGATCTCGCTGCGCTACAGCAACGGCCCCAACCCCTCACAAATGACCAAGACCATGAGTGTGTACGTGAACGGGGCGCGGGTGAAGCAGGTCAGCCTGCCCAGCACCGCGAACTGGGACACGTGGGCGACCCAGGCCGACTCGGTGACGCTGCGGGCGGGGGCGAACACGGTCGGGTACCGGGTGGACGCCGCCGACACCGGGCACGTCAACCTGGACAGCCTGACCGTCGGCAACGCCACGGCCGCGACCACCGGCACCGGCACGATCACCGGGCTCGGCGGCAAGTGCCTGGACGTCGACAACGCCAGCATCGCGGACGGCGCCAAGGTGCAGCTCTACACGTGCAACAACTCGACCGCGCAGAGCTGGACGCGGGAGGGCGACACACTGCGGGCGCTCGGCAAGTGCCTGGACGTGTCCAACTCCGGCACCGCGGACGGGACCAGGGTGCAGCTGTGGACCTGCAACAACAGCGCCGCACAGGCGTGGCAGGCCCGAGCCGACGGCGCGCTGGTCAACCCGCAGTCCGGCAAGGTCCTCGACGTGGCCGGCGGCGCGACCGCGGACGGCACGCCGGTGCAGCTGTGGACGTGGTCGAACGTGGCACAGCAGCGCTGGACGCACAACGGGCCGAGCCGGGTCACGCTCTTCGACGGCGGCAACCTGGGCGCGTTCCGCAACGGTGACGGCAGCGCGGTGACCTGGCCGGTCTCCGGCGGCTCGGCCGAGGTGCTCGGCGGCGACATCCGGACCAAGCAGGCGTACGGCGACTTCAAGCTGCACGTCGAGTTCTGGCTGCCGAACCTGCCGGCCGATGTGACCGGTCAGGCGCGCGCGAACAGCGGCATCTACCTCCAGGACCGGTACGAGTTGCAGGTGCTCGACTCGTACGGCAAGGCGGTCCCGGCCGCGGACGACGCCGGCGCGATCTACCTCAAGCGCGCGCCGTCGTCGAACGCGGCGACCGCACCGGAGACGTGGCAGACCTACGACGTCACGTTCCGGGCGGCCCGCTGGAACGGGACCACGAAGACCGAGAACGCGCGGGTCACCGTGGTCTGGAACGGCGTGACCGTGCACAACGACGTCGCGATCGACGGCCCGACCGGCGCCGGCGCGGCGGAGAGCCCGGCCGCGCTGCCGATCCGCCTCCAGGACCACGGCGATCCGGGCGCGAACGTCCGCTACCGCAACATCTGGATCGAACCGGCCTAG